The following are encoded in a window of Colletotrichum lupini chromosome 3, complete sequence genomic DNA:
- a CDS encoding TPR domain-containing protein, with protein sequence MFTVRHAIGKGLGVFASRPILTGQRILTDQALLTITSSDSNSILRQAQLLSTTGRDSLLSLSTNPSKSSVFSWLESIWRSKSAPQDTVSNHTILNIFRNNNFNIGNQTQALFPQVARLNHSCVPNAQGNFNKDLNAFTIHATRNIEQEEEITISYLDEHLGLRQSRQTALHDGYGFTCGCSACSPTTSSEAGEVRRAEIQRKLELFAEAASEDPEDEFMMMLALLDAHEAEAIRGREVSTMYIATARKAFDLGKREEGRELALKGLQLEKEAVGDDSPFYAATLEAVQALGVEI encoded by the coding sequence ATGTTCACTGTTCGACATGCAATCGGGAAAGGCCTCGGGGTCTTTGCCTCGAGACCAATTCTCACAGGCCAAAGAATCCTCACAGACCAAGCTCTACTCACAATCACATCCTCAGATAGCAACTCGATCCTGCGACAAGCCCAACTTCTCTCAACAACTGGCCGGGACTCATTACTCTCATTATCAACCAATCCCAGCAAGTCAAGCGTCTTCAGCTGGCTAGAGTCAATATGGCGAAGCAAGTCTGCTCCACAAGACACAGTGTCTAACCACACCATTCTCAATATCTTTCGGAACAACAACTTCAACATTGGCAACCAGACCCAAGCGCTCTTTCCTCAAGTTGCGCGCTTGAACCACTCATGTGTTCCTAACGCGCAAGGAAACTTCAACAAGGACTTGAACGCATTCACCATTCACGCTACCAGAAACATTGAGCAGGAAGAAGAAATCACAATCTCCTACCTCGACGAACATCTGGGCCTGCGGCAATCCCGACAGACCGCGTTGCATGATGGGTACGGCTTCACTTGTGGATGCTCTGCCTGCAGTCCGACGACCTCGTCAGAAGCCGGCGAGGTGCGCCGGGCGGAGATTCAGCGCAAGCTGGAGCTCTTCGCCGAAGCTGCTTCTGAGGATCCGGAGGACGAGTTCATGATGATGCTTGCGCTCTTGGACGCTCACGAGGCGGAGGCTATCCGCGGACGGGAAGTCTCGACGATGTATATCGCTACCGCTCGCAAAGCGTTTGACTTGGGAAAGCGAGAGGAAGGACGCGAGCTGGCGTTGAAGGGCCTGCAGCTCGAGAAGGAGGCTGTGGGTGATGACAGCCCTTTCTATGCTGCTACTCTGGAAGCAGTACAAGCGCTGGGGGTTGAGATTTGA
- a CDS encoding short chain dehydrogenase — protein MSSKKIILITGANQGIGFDSAWALVSASPDNHVVVGSRSAERGAKAVEDLQARKPAGTVSLLQLDITSDDSIKAGVEKLTAEFGVLDVLVNNAGIVIMQPKDRRSELIDTFNTNAASALLLTEALIPLLKKSKDARIINVTSGLGSLHERTTPGGAFYDVPADAYRISKAALNMATAHMLWAYKSWGAKVWAFCPGWVITNLSGEDDRQNRIDGGAESSETSAQGILEIVEGKRDGEVGKFLQRNGKQFQW, from the exons ATGTCTTCCAAGAAGATCATCCTCATCACTG GTGCAAACCAGGGCATTGGCTTCGACAGCGCCTGGGCCTTGGTCTCGGCATCCCCTGATAACCACGTCGTCGTCGGCTCCAGGAGCGCGGAGCGGGGCGCCAAGGCTGTGGAGGATCTCCAGGCCCGGAAGCCGGCCGGCACCGTGAGCCTCTTGCAGCTCGACATCACTTCCGACGACTCCATTAAGGCTGGAGTTGAAAAGCTGACCGCCGAATTTGGCGTCCTTGACGTCCTGGTTAACAACGCCGGCATCGTCATCATGCAACCCAAGGATCGCCGCTCCGAGCTGATTGACACCTTCAACACCAACGCAGCTAGCGCATTGCTCCTCACCGAGGCCCTGATACCGCTACTCAAGAAATCTAAGGACGCGCGAATCATCAATGTAACGAGTGGTCTCGGTTCTCTTCACGAGCGTACGACTCCAGGCGGTGCCTTTTACGACGTTCCCGCCGATGCCTACCGCATCTCCAAGGCGGCCCTGAATATGGCGACGGCCCATATGTTGTGGGCCTACAAGAGCTGGGGCGCGAAAGTTTGGGCCTTCTGTCCTGGCTGGGTCATCACCAATCTGTCGGGTGAAGACGACAGGCAGAACAGGATCGATGGAGGCGCCGAGAGTTCGGAAACCAGCGCGCAGGGCATTCTTGAGATTGTTGAGGGGAAGAGAGATGGTGAGGTTGGCAAGTTTCTCCAGAGGAATGGGAAACAGTTCCAGTGGTGA